GACAGCATTGTTGAGTGCCCGGACCGCAAGCACCGACTTCATGCGGGAGTCGATGGAATACCCGACGATCCGGTTGGAGAACACGTCCTTCACTGCGCAGATGTAGAGCTTGCCCTCACCGGTCCAATGTTCGGAAATGTCCGATAGCCACAGCTGGTTCGGGGCATCGGCGGTGAAGTTGCGGCGGACCAGGTCCTCGTGCACCGGCGGGCCCGGTCTGCCCTTCCCGCCGCGCTTCTTGCCGAACACGCTCCACCAACCTCGTGCCGAGCAGATCCGCCACGCGGTGCGATCGGCCATCGGCTCGCCCGCGGCCCGAGCCTCGTCAGCGAGAAACCGGTACCCGAACTCCGGATCGTCACGGTGAGCATCGAACAGCGCGTTCGCTCGATACGCCTCGTCGAGTTCGGCAGTCGTAACCGGTTCGGCGAGCCACCGGTAGTAGGGCTGGCGGGCCAGCCCCAACACCCGGCACGTCACCGCGACGGGAATCCCGTCGTCGGCCAGCTCACGGACGAGCGGGTAGGTCATTTTCCCGGCAGATTCGCCTGCGCAAAATAGGCGGCGGCTCGTTTGAGAACCTCGTTCTCCTGCTCCAGCAGCCGAATCCGGCGCCTGGCTTCCCGAAGCTCCGCCGCCTCGCTTGAGGTCATGCCCGGTTTCACACCATCGTCGACATCGGTTTGCCGCATCCATTTCGACAGCGTCATCGGGTGGATCCCGAAATCCGCGGCGACCTGCTCCAACGTCACCCCGTCATCACGGTTGCGAGCCACCCGGACGACATCGTCACGGAACTCGCGGGGATAAGGCTTGGGCACAGCGACATCCTTCCAGCCCACCCGAAGGCAAGCCACATCAGGTGTCACCTACCCCTGCAGCAGCCCCCTTGGGTGCGTCCCCGCGGAGTAACGGCACCCAGATTGGCCCGCCAGTGTGCGACCGTGGTCGTCTCCACGCCCAACAGGGCCGCGAACTCGCGGACCGACCTGCGCATTGCCTCTTGCAGTGCCGCAGCCTCGAATCCGGTCCACTCGCGACCTCTGACCATTCCCCCACCCGAGACGAAGCGATTCGAGCCGACAGCGACAACGGTACGCCAACACCACGCCAACGTGCGGCCATATGCGCCAAAAGTTTTGGGCGGCAAGGTAAAGGCAGCACCTGGTAGCGAGCGACGACGTGTGACGAGCGCATGACGCACCCGCTCGCCGAGGGCGGCGGGCCGGTGGCGAAAGCCCTCGCTGCCAGGTGCTCCCACTCGTACTGTGATGGAGGACTGCAGATGCTCGCGGTCGGATGGATCGATCCGTCGTCACCGACACCGGAATGGGATGCCGCTCAGGTCCGTCGGTTGGCGCGGCGACTTGGTTTCCGATTGCGGTGGGCCGATCCCACATCGGTCCTCGGCCTGGCCGAACAGGTCGAGTCGGCGGGGGTCGACGCCGTGTTGCTTCCGTCGACCGGGCACGTCGACGCACTGACGCTGGACCGAATCATGGCGGTGGCCGACGTCGAATGCGCAACCCCGCGAGAGTCGTTCCCGCGGTGGTCGCCGATCGCCCGAGTCCGGCGATGAGCATGGCTCAGCTCGGTCTGGCGTTTGTGGTGGGCTTACCACTCGGGGTGGTGCTGGCCATGATCTTCTGGCCGTCGGACTACGACGACCCACCTGGTCCGGGGCGACCGGATTGAGCGCCGTGCGTCTCCCGATCCAGAGCGGCACCTCACCTGCCCAGGTGGATGGGGAAGTGGGACAGGTCGTTCTGGGTGAGGACGGGGAGGTTGGGGATCTGGTCGAGGGGGAGGGCGGGGTGGAGGTGGGGGAAGCGGGTGAACAGGGCGGGGAGGGCGATGGCGGCTTCCAG
This sequence is a window from Nocardia farcinica. Protein-coding genes within it:
- a CDS encoding IS3 family transposase (programmed frameshift), coding for MPKPYPREFRDDVVRVARNRDDGVTLEQVAADFGIHPMTLSKWMRQTDVDDGVKPGMTSSEAAELREARRRIRLLEQENEVLKRAAAYFAQANLPKMTYPLVRELADDGIPVAVTCRVLGLARQPYYRWLAEPVTTAELDEAYRANALFDAHRDDPEFGYRFLADEARAAGEPMADRTAWRICSARGWWSVFGKKRGGKGRPGPPVHEDLVRRNFTADAPNQLWLSDISEHWTGEGKLYICAVKDVFSNRIVGYSIDSRMKSVLAVRALNNAVARRGDVAGCVLHSDRGSQFRSRKFVHALTRHGMTGSMGRVGAAGDNAAMESFFALLQRNVLDRRSWSTREELRIAIVTWIERTYHRRRRQTGLGRLTPVEYEVIMTPPASQAA